In Trifolium pratense cultivar HEN17-A07 linkage group LG7, ARS_RC_1.1, whole genome shotgun sequence, a genomic segment contains:
- the LOC123898459 gene encoding ruBisCO-associated protein-like has product MLSIFRQYTFDDSFQQVFISSKFLKEYQIALTFATDYDQNNIPSNGIFRPTWDTTKITPESIINFKKLYPNVNIKVYISIGNRGTKFPFSPQSTNKSWILNATQSLTNIIKNKEDSNLQVDGIDVLYEQIDASPVDFVECIGQLIKKLKENGVIKEASISPSFGLNKEFYFLLYKTYFYLIDWVDYQFQNEVFPIFAPNKLVEIYDELVKEFYPRKKLFAGYSAENEDWATLSPIVFFLGGMDILKKRRGPGISIHYHNYYQQNSNNE; this is encoded by the coding sequence ATGTTGTCTATCTTTAGGCAATACACATTCGATGACTCATTCCAACAAGTGTTCATATCTAGCAAATTCCTAAAAGAATACCAAATTGCCCTCACATTTGCCACAGATTATGACCAAAACAACATACCCTCAAATGGAATTTTTAGACCCACTTGGGACACAACAAAAATCACACCCGAATCTATcattaatttcaaaaaactaTACCCCAATGTGAACATTAAAGTGTACATTAGTATAGGTAACCGTGGCACAAAATTCCCATTTTCTCCCCAAAGCACCAACAAATCATGGATTCTTAATGCAACACAATCACTCACAAACATCATTAAAAACAAAGAAGATTCTAACCTTCAAGTAGATGGGATTGATGTTTTGTATGAACAAATTGATGCTTCACCCGTTGACTTTGTTGAATGTATTGGtcaacttataaaaaaattaaaggaaaatggTGTTATAAAAGAAGCTTCAATTTCTCCATCTTTTGGTCTCAATAAggaattttatttcttattgtataaaacttatttttatctCATTGATTGGGTTGATTATCAATTTCAAAATGAAGTTTTTCCTATTTTTGCACCAAATAAATTGGTGGAAATTTATGATGAATTGGTAAAGGAATTTTATCCAAGGAAGAAATTGTTTGCTGGGTATAGTGCTGAGAATGAAGATTGGGCTACTTTGTCACCAATTGTGTTTTTTCTAGGAGGAATGGATATTCTCAAGAAAAGAAGAGGTCCTGGCATTTCAATTCATTATCATAATTACTAtcaacaaaattcaaataatgaaTGA
- the LOC123897919 gene encoding chitinase 2-like, which produces MELPIPTLCFVLLILITSFFASTIQAANSNLFREYIGAQFKGVKFSDVPINPNVNFHFILSFAIDYDTLASPTNGQFNIFWDNQNLSPSQVSYIKNQNPNVKVALSLGGDTVHGNLAYFNPSSPDSWVSNAVSSLTSIIKMYNLDGIDIDYEHFKGDPSTFSDCIGRLIQTLKDNKVISFASIAPFDTEEVQSHYLALWKSHENIIDYVNFQFYAYEKSTTVAQFIDYFNKQSLNYNGEKVLVSFASGDGGGGLGPGNGFFDACRMLKNQQKLNGIFVFSADDSKANGFPYEKEAQELLASPN; this is translated from the coding sequence ATGGAACTTCCCATTCCTACACTATGCTTTGTCCTTTTAATCCTAATTACTTCCTTTTTTGCATCAACTATACAAGCTGCAAACTCAAATCTATTCCGAGAATATATTGGAGCTCAATTCAAAGGTGTCAAATTTTCAGATGTTCCTATAAACCCAAATGTTAATTTCCATTTCATTTTATCCTTTGCTATTGACTATGATACTTTAGCTTCTCCTACAAATGGACAATTCAACATTTTTTGGGACAACCAAAATCTTAGCCCTTCACAAGTTTCTtacataaaaaatcaaaatccaaaTGTCAAAGTTGCTCTTAGTCTCGGTGGAGACACCGTTCATGGCAATTTGGCTTATTTCAATCCATCTTCGCCCGATTCATGGGTTTCGAACGCGGTTTCTTCACTAACAAGCATAATCAAGATGTATAACTTAGATGGAATTGACATTGATTATGAACATTTCAAGGGAGATCCTAGTACATTTTCCGATTGCATTGGAAGGTTAATTCAAACATTAAAAGATAATAAGGTAATTAGTTTTGCTTCAATTGCGCCATTTGATACTGAAGAAGTTCAAAGTCATTACTTAGCCTTATGGAAGAGTCATGAGAACATTATAGATTatgttaattttcaattttatgcaTATGAAAAAAGTACCACGGTGGCACAATTTATTGATTATTTCAATAAACAAAGCTTAAATTATAATGGTGAAAAAGTGTTAGTGAGTTTTGCTAGTGGTGATGGAGGTGGTGGATTAGGACCAGGGAATGGATTCTTTGATGCATGTCGTATGTTAAAGAATCAGCAAAAGCTTAATGGTATTTTTGTGTTTTCAGCTGATGATTCTAAGGCTAATGGTTTCCCCTATGAGAAGGAAGCACAAGAGCTTTTGGCTAGTCCTAATTAG